The following proteins are co-located in the Telopea speciosissima isolate NSW1024214 ecotype Mountain lineage chromosome 9, Tspe_v1, whole genome shotgun sequence genome:
- the LOC122638957 gene encoding uncharacterized protein LOC122638957, whose amino-acid sequence MKMEKSMPNLEKPIKENPMEKPHSKSNRFSISAFLFFIFLCFSMLHFHPSPSKLFHNTKFWFFLSNALILIIAADSGAFSSNKQKYDIYEEYLMKNRVRINASSNSKATIATSIVEKPPPPPENVAKGDLESEKLNETIPEDVPFNKSDNFGILEENTIETRREEETHVEDDACEIKEIRRSKSEEWISVTGNENKKSLSRSATQGHEQRLEEKEIWAMSDEELNRRVEEFIRFNRQMRLQESRRLLLAGDN is encoded by the coding sequence ATGAAAATGGAGAAATCTATGCCAAATCTAGAGAAGCCCATTAAAGAAAACCCCATGGAGAAACCTCATAGCAAGTCAAATAGATTCTCTATCTCagcctttctcttcttcatcttcctctgttTCTCTATGCTCCATTTCcatccttctccttctaaacTTTTCCACAATACAAAATTCTGGTTCTTCCTCTCCAACGCCCTCATTCTTATTATCGCAGCTGATTCCGGTGCCTTCTCTTCCAACAAGCAGAAATATGATATCTACGAAGAGTACTTGATGAAAAACAGAGTAAGGATTAATGCTTCATCAAATAGCAAAGCAACTATTGCAACATCAATCGTCGAAAAGCCGCCGCCGCCACCGGAAAATGTTGCCAAAGGCGATCTCGAGAGCgaaaaattaaatgaaactATTCCAGAAGATGTCCCTTTTAATAAGAGTGACAATTTTGGAATTTTGGAAGAGAATACAATTGAAACAAGGAGAGAAGAGGAAACCCATGTTGAAGATGATGCTTGTGAAATAAAGGAAATTCGGCGAAGCAAGTCAGAGGAATGGATCTCTGTTACTGGTAATGAGAATAAGAAGAGCCTAAGCAGGTCAGCAACCCAAGGACATGAGCAAAGgttggaagagaaggaaatcTGGGCCATGTCAGATGAAGAGCTCAACAGAAGAGTTGAGGAGTTCATAAGGTTTAATAGACAGATGAGACTTCAGGAGAGTAGGAGACTTTTGTTGGCTGgagataattaa